TATTACGCCTAAAACTAATGGTGTTAGATATAATTCTTATAATTTCGCCGTAATATGGAAAAAATAAAAAAATGCTGTTATGCTTTTGGAGGTGTTCCTTCAGCGTTTGATACAACTGCATCGATTTGGACTAAAGCATCGTTAGGTAAAGCTGATACGCCAATTGTTCTTCGTGCAGGAACGCCGCTTGGGAAGAATTTTGTGTAAACTTCGTCTACAGTACCAATATCAGCGATATTTTTAAGGAAGATATTTACCTTAACCACATCTTCCATAACGTGGCCGACACTTTCTATAATTGCCTTGATGTTCTTTAAGCACTGTTCAGCCTGCTCTTTTACACCGCCAGGTACCAATCTACCAGTTTTTGGGTCAATAGGCAGTTGAGCTGAAATATGATTGTAATGAGAGAAAGCTACACTTTGCGTAGATAGAGGACTTATTGGCGCGTTTTCCGTATTGTTTGCTTCTATAATGATCCCATGCCTGTCTTCAACAGCTTGGGGGGGTGTACCATCTCCATGTGACACCACTGCTTCAATTTGTACCAATGCATTCATAGGTAAAGCTGAAGCTGCAACTATTGTCCGTGCGGGGAAATAGGCTACGGCCCTAGCGATAGCCGAGTCTGGGAAAAATGTTTTATAAACTTCGTTTACGGCTTCAATATCTGAGAGGTTTTTGAGGAAGATAGTAATTTTAACAATATCGTCAAAAGGAACGTCGATGCTTTCTAAAATTGCCTTGATATTCTTTAAGCACTGTCTAGCCTGCTCTTTTACACCGCCAGG
The Candidatus Bathyarchaeia archaeon genome window above contains:
- a CDS encoding RidA family protein, producing QTVAFSHYNNLSAQLPIDPKTGRLVPGGVKEQAEQCFKNIKAIIESIGHAMSDVVRITIFVKNIKDIDAVDEVYKAFFPTYVPARTTVAVAALPMDALVQIEALVSNGEGTIPNAPQAGDLIKLTNNTANAPISPLYSQTVAFSHYNNLSAQLPIDPKTGRLVPGGVKEQARQCLKNIKAILESIDVPFDDIVKITIFLKNLSDIEAVNEVYKTFFPDSAIARAVAYFPARTIVAASALPMNALVQIEAVVSHGDGTPPQAVEDRHGIIIEANNTENAPISPLSTQSVAFSHYNHISAQLPIDPKTGRLVPGGVKEQAEQCLKNIKAIIESVGHVMEDVVKVNIFLKNIADIGTVDEVYTKFFPSGVPARRTIGVSALPNDALVQIDAVVSNAEGTPPKA